In Rhinoderma darwinii isolate aRhiDar2 chromosome 9, aRhiDar2.hap1, whole genome shotgun sequence, the following are encoded in one genomic region:
- the DBX1 gene encoding homeobox protein DBX1 — protein MMFPSLLAPTAVYPNLLRPTPTLPQTLQTALTTHSSFLVEDLIRISRPASYLPRAVPPPSVSPPTSDSPISMTDTSELLSSRRPCEAQNSNSSTFLKFGVNAILSSPNPRTDSSQSILSSIHPKSFSLPYFEGSFQPFIRSSYFPATSSVVPMPGTFAWPLAARGKPRRGMLRRAVFSDVQRKALEKMFQKQKYISKPDRKKLAGKLGLKDSQVKIWFQNRRMKWRNSKERELLSSGGCREQTLPTKFNPNPDLSDVGKRSLEGEDDTLSYQRTELPLVVDSQLPPSPFNSSIHSKQSDLSDSDIEDDEITVS, from the exons ATGATGTTCCCCAGCCTCCTAGCTCCTACAGCGGTCTACCCCAACCTTCTGAGGCCAACGCCAACCCTACCGCAGACCTTACAGACTGCCTTGACCACTCATTCAAGCTTCTTGGTGGAGGACCTTATAAGGATCAGCAGGCCTGCGAGTTACCTACCCAGAGCGGTGCCTCCACCCAGCGTCTCCCCACCAACCTCCGATAGTCCTATCAGTATGACGGACACCTCCGAGCTCCTCAGCTCCAGAAGACCATGTGAAGCTCAGAACTCAAACAGCTCAACTTTCCTCAAGTTTGGAGTGAACGCCATATTATCCTCCCCTAATCCCAGAACAG ATTCTTCCCAGAGCATTCTCTCCTCCATCCATCCAAAGAGCTTCTCCCTGCCGTATTTTGAGGGCTCCTTCCAGCCGTTCATCAGGTCCTCGTATTTTCCAG CTACCTCCTCCGTGGTCCCAATGCCCGGAACGTTTGCCTGGCCTCTGGCTGCCCGGGGGAAGCCCCGTAGAGGAATGCTCCGTAGAGCTGTGTTTTCAGATGTACAACGCAAAGCTCTGGAGAAAATGTTTCAGAAGCAGAAATACATCAGCAAACCCGACCGAAAAAAACTAGCTGGAAAACTGGGACTCAAGGACTCTCAG GTAAAAATCTGGTTCCAAAACAGAAGAATGAAGTGGAGAAACTCCAAAGAGAGGGAGCTGCTGTCTTCAGGGGGCTGCAGGGAACAGACCTTACCCACCAAGTTTAACCCCAACCCCGACCTCAGTGATGTTGGAAAAAGGAGTCTAGAAGGCGAGGATgatactctgtcctatcagcgcaccgaactccccctagtggtggactCGCAATTACCCCCTTCCCCCTTCAATTCCAGCATTCACAGCAAACAGTCCGATTTATCAGATTCAGATATTGAGGACGACGAGATTACGGTCTCCTAA